The Dendrosporobacter quercicolus genome window below encodes:
- a CDS encoding O-antigen polymerase, protein METIIGLFCFGLSILIYLLLKGRFSFLLLWPYIIYGFGLIIAMYSLETGSLDFSNMLDERSIVLSMYYMLSFLIIITLIDFKFLSSNMINKTMDPSKLATIKRIVDSPIFLCYLFIHIIAFLILYYLSYRSGELNIGDYNYSELEMLRYWGPIAYLSENIATLFLLFISRMMIYEKWTKSNLLTVILFLIFIVLRLSMGTRMFIIKIIGVTLIMFLIRYKKYWKVSLFATTTLIVGNIVGYIRSGKALSEFDISQMFYSLNVEAYFNDLTLIVATNALAQENFIYQPGMLLAIPLYSLPRFLVDRNEFINLLYDRNLMLPFLSSAIESVSPVGAMSFLADAIYAFGVFYWIFLMIVFTLILSYIAKLKGSLQYFICYLLGAATLNLWRDSFFITFKIVFIHGIMNILLLLIIIKLLSRPIKQKNDSC, encoded by the coding sequence ATGGAAACAATTATAGGGTTATTTTGTTTTGGATTAAGTATTTTAATTTATTTACTATTAAAGGGTCGGTTTTCTTTTCTTTTACTTTGGCCGTATATAATATATGGTTTCGGTTTAATTATTGCAATGTATTCACTTGAAACAGGGTCTCTAGATTTCAGCAATATGTTAGACGAGCGCTCTATAGTTTTAAGCATGTATTATATGTTGAGTTTTCTAATAATAATTACTTTGATTGATTTTAAATTTTTATCAAGTAATATGATAAATAAAACCATGGATCCAAGCAAATTAGCGACTATAAAAAGAATTGTAGACTCTCCAATTTTTTTATGCTATTTATTTATACATATAATTGCCTTTTTAATACTTTATTATTTAAGTTATAGATCAGGAGAATTAAATATTGGAGATTACAATTATTCTGAACTTGAGATGCTAAGGTATTGGGGGCCAATAGCCTATTTAAGTGAAAATATTGCTACATTATTTTTGTTGTTTATATCGCGAATGATGATATATGAAAAGTGGACTAAAAGTAATTTATTAACAGTTATTCTATTTTTAATATTTATAGTGTTAAGACTCTCAATGGGAACACGTATGTTTATTATTAAAATAATTGGTGTTACACTAATAATGTTTTTAATACGTTATAAGAAATATTGGAAAGTCAGTCTATTTGCAACTACTACATTAATAGTTGGTAATATAGTTGGTTATATAAGATCCGGCAAAGCACTTAGTGAATTTGATATTAGTCAGATGTTTTATTCACTTAATGTAGAAGCGTACTTTAATGATTTAACACTAATTGTTGCAACAAACGCTTTAGCACAGGAGAATTTTATTTATCAACCTGGTATGTTATTAGCAATACCTTTATATAGTTTACCGCGATTTTTAGTAGACAGGAATGAATTTATAAATTTGCTTTATGATAGAAATCTTATGCTGCCTTTTTTAAGTTCGGCAATTGAATCAGTATCACCGGTAGGAGCAATGTCTTTTTTAGCAGATGCTATATATGCTTTCGGGGTATTTTACTGGATTTTTTTGATGATAGTTTTTACTTTGATTTTATCATATATTGCTAAACTAAAAGGATCATTGCAGTATTTTATATGTTATTTGTTAGGTGCAGCAACTCTAAATCTGTGGAGGGATTCTTTTTTTATAACTTTTAAGATTGTATTTATTCATGGGATAATGAATATTTTATTATTATTAATTATTATAAAATTACTTAGTCGACCAATTAAGCAAAAGAATGATAGTTGTTAA
- a CDS encoding glycosyltransferase family 4 protein encodes MTEKIYINLTRIGKNGSGLFRYSDNFINCISKNLKNSDLHIIHADNFKFSKAKSVSVPSFISNTPSVSFLRPMLWYIYSFVLFPKIDGRVITTTHHVVPGVKKQIITIHDLRPYFYPDSFLQKVYFRYILPYKIKQVDGIITVSNTTKDLIVDCYKVDPCKVCVVSNSVNITQFKPSNNIKNINPYLLMVGATWQHKNAQEVIEMCETWSHKYELKIVANRSAYIDGLKNIVNSRKLNDRVEFIERYISEEELVELYQNAKALVYPSLMEGFGIPPIEAMACGIPVIASDIKVFREICKDIPIYIKNGNKKSWYTAIEMLDDFSIINNKIKSGLERANYYSDEQMDTSIIKAVQNIWNDVKL; translated from the coding sequence ATGACTGAAAAAATATATATTAATTTAACTCGGATAGGGAAAAATGGTTCTGGATTATTCAGATATTCAGATAACTTTATAAACTGTATTAGTAAAAACTTAAAGAATAGTGATTTACATATTATTCACGCGGACAACTTTAAATTTAGCAAAGCTAAATCTGTTAGTGTACCATCATTTATATCTAATACACCTAGTGTTTCTTTTCTTAGACCAATGCTATGGTACATATATTCGTTTGTATTATTTCCCAAAATAGATGGGCGGGTAATAACTACAACACATCATGTGGTGCCTGGGGTCAAGAAACAAATAATCACAATTCACGATTTGCGTCCGTATTTTTATCCAGATAGTTTTCTTCAAAAGGTGTATTTTCGTTACATATTGCCCTATAAAATTAAACAGGTTGATGGTATTATAACAGTTTCTAATACAACAAAGGATTTAATTGTAGATTGCTATAAGGTAGATCCATGTAAGGTTTGCGTTGTTTCTAATAGTGTAAATATTACACAATTTAAACCCTCAAATAATATTAAAAATATAAATCCTTATTTGTTGATGGTTGGAGCGACATGGCAGCATAAGAATGCACAAGAAGTTATCGAAATGTGCGAAACATGGTCACATAAATATGAATTGAAAATTGTGGCTAATAGAAGTGCGTATATTGATGGTCTTAAAAATATAGTGAATAGTCGAAAGTTGAACGATAGAGTCGAGTTTATTGAAAGATATATAAGTGAGGAAGAACTTGTTGAATTATACCAAAATGCAAAAGCGTTGGTATACCCTTCTCTGATGGAAGGATTTGGAATTCCTCCTATTGAAGCTATGGCATGTGGTATCCCGGTCATTGCATCAGATATAAAGGTTTTTCGTGAAATATGTAAGGACATACCGATATATATAAAGAATGGTAATAAAAAAAGCTGGTATACTGCCATTGAAATGTTAGATGATTTTTCAATTATTAATAATAAAATTAAGTCTGGCTTAGAAAGAGCAAATTATTATAGTGATGAACAAATGGATACTAGTATTATTAAAGCAGTACAGAATATATGGAATGATGTTAAACTTTAA
- a CDS encoding glycosyltransferase: MKKTAVIIPTYNGGRIFKDLLTSLKQQRHQPLYVIVIDSSSCDGTDKLAESFGINVITISQADFNHGKTRQKGVEICLQAEILVFLTQDTIFTSNNSLGDIIRCFDNSKIGVAYGRQLPHKNASPLGAHARFFNYPEKNEVKSMDNAKKLGMKAVFISNSFAAYRREALIAIGGFPTHTILGEDMYVAAKMLLAGWKIAYCADSSVYHSHDYNLLQEFRRYFDIGVFHAKESWIRDQFGGAEGEGFKFILSEMKYLLNNNKWKFIPSAFIRTGLKFMGYRLGLGEKKIPISIKRLFSMHSNYWNSNIRSVKSK; this comes from the coding sequence ATGAAAAAAACAGCAGTTATTATTCCAACATATAATGGAGGGAGGATTTTTAAAGATTTATTAACGTCATTAAAGCAACAACGACACCAACCGCTTTATGTAATAGTAATAGATTCGTCGTCTTGCGATGGTACGGACAAATTAGCTGAAAGCTTTGGTATAAATGTCATAACAATTTCTCAAGCTGATTTTAATCATGGTAAAACAAGGCAAAAAGGTGTTGAGATATGCTTACAAGCAGAAATTCTCGTTTTTCTTACACAAGACACAATCTTTACATCTAATAATTCTTTAGGTGATATTATTAGGTGTTTTGATAATTCTAAAATAGGTGTTGCTTATGGACGGCAGTTACCACACAAGAATGCTAGTCCACTTGGGGCACATGCGCGCTTCTTTAATTATCCCGAGAAAAATGAAGTAAAGTCAATGGACAATGCAAAAAAATTAGGAATGAAAGCAGTTTTTATTTCTAATTCTTTTGCGGCATACAGGAGAGAGGCTTTAATTGCCATAGGGGGATTTCCAACACATACAATTCTAGGTGAGGACATGTATGTTGCAGCAAAGATGCTACTAGCAGGTTGGAAGATAGCATATTGTGCAGACTCTTCTGTATATCATTCACATGACTACAACCTTTTGCAGGAATTCAGAAGATATTTTGATATTGGAGTTTTTCATGCAAAAGAGTCTTGGATAAGAGATCAATTTGGCGGGGCAGAGGGTGAAGGATTCAAATTTATATTGTCAGAAATGAAATATTTATTAAATAATAATAAATGGAAATTTATACCTTCTGCATTTATTCGAACGGGACTTAAATTTATGGGTTATCGACTAGGCCTAGGAGAAAAAAAAATACCTATAAGTATCAAAAGGCTTTTTAGTATGCATTCAAATTATTGGAACTCTAATATAAGAAGTGTGAAGAGTAAGTAA
- the wbaP gene encoding undecaprenyl-phosphate galactose phosphotransferase WbaP: protein MSSSNPDFPIRQKSLYDISVASRIGRWLAPLMLIVADYLVVVLALLTAYYFRDSFLRTLFPGLSPLTVPSKYVYIIIPLIYLGLFLYERLYTKRLPFWQSAELVFKVSLFTMAITTGLLYFSGTAKEISRIFIISSWVFSYLYIVSERYLLKRLLVHIGLWQKPVVVIGAGKTAELISQVYADEPGMGYKIVGLIEDNFKERPLIGKYSLLGNFNNVEEALLKSGVKDVIIAAPGLERGKMVELVYRIQPLIKNITIVPDLFGVPMANIEVEAFFNQKAIMFKIRNNMARGYNRFLKRTFDLTGSLIGGLLILPVVLVIAVRIYLDSPGPIIFAHNRIGFKGKVFPCYKFRSMVPNAQEVLDKYLQENLSAREEWERDFKLKDDIRITKIGNFLRKTSLDELPQLLNVIKGEMSLVGPRPIVKEEIEKYGQYINDYYLIRPGMTGFWQVSGRNDVDYNSRVQMDSWYVRNWSLWQDIVLLFKTIVVVIKGKGAY from the coding sequence GTGTCATCTAGTAATCCCGATTTTCCAATTCGACAAAAATCTCTATATGATATTTCAGTTGCAAGTCGTATTGGAAGATGGCTTGCTCCATTGATGCTAATTGTAGCAGATTATCTAGTAGTAGTTTTAGCATTATTGACTGCCTATTATTTTCGCGATTCTTTTTTGCGTACGCTGTTTCCTGGTTTAAGTCCATTAACCGTACCATCTAAGTATGTGTATATAATCATTCCATTAATCTACTTGGGCTTGTTTTTATATGAACGTTTATATACAAAGCGTCTTCCTTTTTGGCAATCTGCAGAGTTGGTTTTTAAAGTATCGCTGTTTACTATGGCAATTACAACAGGATTGTTATATTTTTCTGGCACAGCAAAGGAAATATCTCGAATATTTATTATTTCAAGTTGGGTATTTAGTTACCTATATATTGTATCTGAAAGATATTTGCTGAAAAGACTGCTGGTACATATTGGTTTGTGGCAAAAACCTGTGGTGGTAATCGGCGCCGGTAAAACTGCGGAACTAATTTCGCAGGTATATGCTGACGAACCAGGTATGGGCTATAAAATTGTTGGTTTAATTGAAGACAACTTTAAGGAAAGACCTTTAATAGGAAAATATTCTCTTTTAGGCAACTTCAATAATGTCGAAGAAGCTTTGCTTAAAAGTGGTGTAAAGGATGTCATCATAGCTGCTCCTGGATTGGAACGGGGAAAAATGGTCGAATTGGTTTATCGCATTCAACCACTAATTAAAAATATAACTATTGTTCCTGATTTGTTTGGAGTACCAATGGCGAATATTGAGGTTGAAGCCTTTTTTAATCAGAAGGCAATCATGTTTAAAATACGCAACAACATGGCAAGAGGGTACAACCGCTTTCTTAAAAGGACTTTTGATTTAACCGGTAGCTTAATTGGTGGACTGTTGATACTCCCGGTTGTTTTGGTTATCGCAGTCCGTATATATTTGGATTCACCAGGGCCGATTATATTTGCTCATAATAGAATTGGCTTCAAAGGTAAAGTTTTCCCTTGCTATAAATTTCGTTCAATGGTACCAAATGCTCAAGAAGTGCTTGATAAATACCTACAAGAAAACCTAAGTGCGCGTGAGGAATGGGAACGTGACTTTAAATTGAAGGATGATATTCGTATAACTAAGATTGGTAATTTTCTCCGAAAAACTAGTCTTGATGAACTGCCGCAATTATTAAATGTCATAAAAGGTGAAATGAGTCTGGTCGGACCACGCCCAATCGTTAAAGAAGAGATTGAAAAGTACGGGCAATATATTAATGATTATTATTTAATTCGACCCGGGATGACTGGGTTTTGGCAAGTTAGTGGTCGAAATGATGTCGATTATAATTCCAGAGTTCAAATGGATTCATGGTATGTGCGTAACTGGTCATTATGGCAGGATATAGTCTTGCTTTTTAAAACTATAGTCGTTGTAATAAAAGGAAAGGGAGCATATTAA
- the rfbB gene encoding dTDP-glucose 4,6-dehydratase — MRSLIVTGGAGFIGSNFVRFILNNSDIHIVNLDRLTYAGNLDSLQSCESNSHYTFEKGDICDSGFVKNLLTEYQPDAIIHFAAESHVDRSIDGPATFIQTNINGSFNLLENAKQYWSSLEDTMKAQFRFIHISTDEVYGSLGPSGYFTEETPYAPNSPYSASKAAADHLARAYYHTYGLPTIITNCSNNYGPYHFPEKLIPLMLLNALEGKPLPVYGNGRNVRDWLYVEDHCRAVLRVLEKGKPGEKYNIGGRNEKTNLEIVHTLCDILDQKRPRVDGRSYREQIAFVSDRPGHDLRYAIDAAKIERELGWVPAETFETGIVKTVDWYLANLDWCRRVTDGSYRRERLGSGK, encoded by the coding sequence GTGAGGTCTTTAATAGTTACCGGCGGAGCTGGTTTTATTGGGAGTAATTTTGTCCGTTTTATTTTGAACAATTCTGATATCCATATTGTTAACTTAGACAGGCTTACATATGCAGGTAATTTAGACTCATTACAAAGTTGTGAAAGTAATTCACATTACACATTTGAAAAGGGAGATATCTGTGATAGTGGGTTTGTAAAGAATTTACTAACTGAATATCAGCCTGATGCAATTATTCATTTTGCTGCGGAATCTCATGTTGACCGTTCTATTGATGGACCGGCAACCTTTATTCAAACCAATATAAATGGAAGCTTTAATCTTCTTGAAAATGCAAAACAATATTGGTCTAGCTTGGAGGACACGATGAAAGCCCAGTTCCGCTTCATTCATATTTCCACCGATGAAGTATACGGCTCATTAGGGCCATCCGGCTATTTTACCGAAGAAACCCCCTATGCCCCCAATTCACCGTACTCGGCATCCAAAGCGGCAGCGGACCACTTAGCCAGAGCTTATTATCACACCTACGGCCTGCCAACAATTATCACCAATTGTTCAAATAATTACGGGCCCTATCATTTCCCTGAGAAATTAATTCCGCTAATGCTGCTCAATGCGCTGGAAGGCAAGCCATTGCCTGTCTATGGCAATGGCCGGAATGTCCGGGACTGGCTGTACGTCGAGGATCACTGCCGGGCGGTTTTAAGGGTGTTAGAGAAGGGGAAGCCAGGAGAGAAATACAACATTGGTGGTCGTAACGAAAAGACCAATCTGGAAATTGTTCATACGTTATGCGATATTTTAGATCAAAAACGTCCCCGTGTTGACGGTAGATCATACCGGGAGCAGATTGCCTTTGTTTCGGACCGGCCGGGCCATGATCTGCGTTACGCCATTGATGCTGCCAAGATTGAACGCGAATTGGGCTGGGTTCCGGCGGAAACGTTTGAAACCGGCATTGTCAAGACAGTGGACTGGTATCTGGCGAATTTAGACTGGTGCCGCAGAGTGACCGACGGCAGCTACCGGCGGGAACGGTTGGGCAGCGGCAAGTGA
- a CDS encoding glycosyltransferase family 2 protein, with product MQTSKVYIIILNWNGWQDTIECLESVFRSNYPNFTVIVCDNASIDNSLDKIKQWANGHIQSYVTDDSKISLLTTPPIKKPLPYAEYTRIQIDQCAVDNEENSPLILIQTGSNLGYAGGNNVGIRYALIQNDFEYIWLLNNDTVVDYTALAQLIKRMKNKPSAGICGSTLLYYDNPDKVQALGGARYNRWLGTSKHIGALANFESLNIDCISVERKIDYIVGASMLVSKKFLNDVGLICEDYFLYFEEIDWITRGRENFELAYEYQSIVYHKEGNSIGSSNDFKERSFTSDYYAIRNRLIFTKKHFKYALISVYIGLIPTIMNRIKRKQWNRVTMIFKVALNALKPITKY from the coding sequence ATGCAAACATCTAAAGTTTATATCATTATTTTAAATTGGAATGGTTGGCAAGATACAATTGAGTGTTTAGAAAGTGTTTTCCGAAGTAATTACCCTAATTTTACGGTAATTGTTTGCGATAACGCATCCATAGATAATTCATTGGATAAAATTAAACAATGGGCAAATGGACATATACAGTCATATGTTACAGATGACTCTAAAATATCACTCTTGACTACACCTCCTATTAAAAAACCTCTACCTTATGCCGAGTATACACGCATTCAGATAGATCAATGTGCGGTAGATAATGAGGAAAATTCACCTTTAATTTTAATTCAAACAGGTTCTAATCTTGGTTATGCTGGTGGTAATAATGTTGGAATTCGATATGCATTAATTCAAAATGATTTTGAATATATTTGGCTTCTCAACAATGATACGGTAGTTGATTACACAGCATTAGCCCAGCTTATAAAGCGGATGAAAAATAAACCTAGTGCAGGAATATGTGGTTCTACATTATTATATTATGACAATCCAGATAAGGTACAGGCATTAGGCGGTGCCCGATATAATAGATGGTTGGGGACAAGCAAACATATAGGTGCACTTGCTAACTTTGAATCTTTAAATATTGATTGCATTTCCGTAGAACGAAAAATTGACTATATTGTAGGTGCTTCTATGCTGGTGTCAAAGAAGTTCCTTAATGACGTTGGATTAATATGTGAAGATTATTTTCTCTACTTCGAGGAAATTGATTGGATTACTCGTGGCAGGGAAAACTTCGAATTAGCATATGAATATCAAAGTATTGTATATCATAAAGAGGGAAATAGCATTGGCTCCAGCAATGACTTTAAAGAACGAAGCTTTACGTCTGATTATTATGCAATTAGAAATAGACTTATATTTACTAAAAAGCATTTTAAGTATGCACTAATTTCTGTTTATATTGGTTTAATACCGACGATCATGAATCGTATAAAACGAAAACAGTGGAATCGAGTGACCATGATTTTTAAGGTTGCGTTAAATGCGCTAAAGCCCATTACTAAATATTAA
- the rfbA gene encoding glucose-1-phosphate thymidylyltransferase RfbA — protein MTINKGIILAGGSGTRLYPITKAVSKQLMPVHDKPMVYYPLTTLMLAGIRDILLITTPEDQDSFVRLLGTGEQWGLNLSYVVQPSPDGLAQAFLLGEAFIANESCALILGDNIFYGHNFSQSLQQAAQQAQGATVFAYWVRDPERYGVVEFDAAGQAVSLEEKPAAPKSNYAVTGLYFYDRQVVELAKSLKPSARGELEITDLNRLYLEQASLRVETLGRGHAWLDTGTHDSLLQAANYIATIQERQGLMVACPEEIAYRMGYISRDELAKLGAVMRKNGYGQYLLQLAGER, from the coding sequence ATGACGATAAATAAAGGCATTATTCTGGCCGGCGGCTCGGGTACGCGGCTGTACCCCATTACCAAAGCGGTGAGCAAGCAATTAATGCCGGTGCATGACAAACCAATGGTGTATTATCCGCTGACCACGCTGATGCTGGCTGGCATCAGGGATATACTTCTGATTACCACGCCTGAGGATCAGGACAGCTTTGTCCGTCTGCTGGGCACTGGGGAGCAGTGGGGGCTTAATCTGTCCTATGTTGTCCAGCCCAGCCCGGATGGTTTAGCGCAGGCCTTCCTGCTGGGTGAGGCGTTTATCGCCAACGAAAGCTGTGCGCTGATTCTGGGCGATAATATTTTCTATGGTCATAACTTCAGCCAGTCCTTGCAACAGGCGGCGCAGCAGGCGCAAGGGGCGACGGTGTTCGCTTACTGGGTGAGGGACCCGGAGCGTTACGGCGTGGTGGAATTTGACGCCGCCGGCCAGGCGGTAAGTCTGGAGGAAAAACCGGCAGCGCCTAAATCCAACTATGCAGTCACCGGGCTGTATTTCTATGACCGGCAGGTGGTGGAGCTTGCCAAATCGCTGAAACCTTCGGCCCGGGGGGAACTGGAGATTACCGATTTGAACCGGCTGTATCTGGAGCAGGCCAGCCTGCGGGTGGAAACGCTCGGGCGCGGCCATGCCTGGCTGGATACCGGAACCCACGATTCGCTGCTGCAGGCCGCCAACTATATTGCCACCATTCAGGAGCGGCAGGGATTGATGGTCGCCTGCCCGGAGGAAATTGCTTACCGGATGGGCTATATCTCGCGGGATGAGCTGGCGAAGCTGGGGGCGGTTATGCGGAAAAACGGCTATGGTCAGTATTTGCTGCAGCTGGCGGGAGAAAGATAA
- a CDS encoding Coenzyme F420 hydrogenase/dehydrogenase, beta subunit C-terminal domain, with product MICKKSICTGCSACLNICPNDCIEIREDEYGETYPQINDSCINCNLCKKICPNNKEVLMNAPRKAFVSWRKDEIKSLSSSSGGIAAVMAEKIIHEGGIVYGASYNKELDLVCTRISILEDLERLKGSKYVQSTIGYIFREIKSDLQKNYKVLFISTPCQVSGLYTYLGDTEYDNLLTCDLVCHGVSPNKYFKDEVLYLKDKYNLKYVHEVKFRGIFDFCFTLWNENNELLLKLSSGIDYYFMPFLKGINLRESCYSCIYAQDKRVSDITLGDSFQSIKTKLQISRKKSSNVLINTNKGEELFDSIKSELFVRKCNTEDIIKDSISLQCPFPRHHKSKIFKDNFQRFGYSKGIRKTIGKGILICHIERIIGYFKRNFFSRFAKYNK from the coding sequence ATGATATGTAAAAAAAGTATATGTACAGGTTGTTCGGCATGTTTAAATATTTGTCCAAATGATTGTATTGAAATAAGGGAAGATGAGTATGGTGAAACCTATCCTCAAATAAATGATAGTTGCATTAACTGTAATTTATGTAAAAAGATATGCCCAAATAATAAAGAGGTTTTAATGAATGCTCCCCGAAAAGCTTTTGTTTCATGGAGAAAGGATGAAATAAAAAGTTTAAGTAGTTCATCCGGTGGTATTGCGGCAGTTATGGCCGAAAAAATTATACATGAAGGTGGAATTGTTTATGGGGCAAGTTATAATAAAGAGTTGGATTTAGTTTGTACGAGAATTTCAATTCTTGAAGATTTAGAAAGACTTAAGGGATCAAAATATGTCCAAAGTACAATTGGATATATTTTCAGGGAAATAAAAAGTGATTTACAGAAAAATTATAAAGTTTTATTTATATCAACTCCATGTCAGGTAAGTGGGCTATATACTTATCTAGGAGATACAGAATACGATAATTTATTGACTTGCGATTTAGTTTGCCACGGCGTTTCCCCAAATAAATATTTTAAAGATGAGGTTTTGTATCTAAAGGATAAATATAATCTTAAATATGTTCATGAAGTGAAATTTAGAGGGATTTTCGATTTCTGCTTTACATTATGGAATGAGAATAATGAATTATTGCTTAAATTATCTTCAGGAATTGATTATTATTTTATGCCATTTTTAAAAGGAATAAATCTTAGAGAATCATGTTATAGTTGTATTTATGCTCAGGATAAGCGGGTAAGTGACATTACGTTAGGAGATAGTTTTCAGTCAATTAAAACAAAACTTCAAATTAGTCGAAAAAAATCATCAAACGTATTAATAAATACTAATAAAGGAGAAGAACTTTTTGATTCTATTAAATCAGAATTATTCGTAAGAAAGTGTAATACTGAGGATATTATAAAAGATAGCATTAGCTTACAATGTCCTTTCCCAAGACATCATAAGTCGAAAATTTTCAAAGATAATTTTCAAAGATTTGGGTACTCAAAAGGAATTCGAAAAACTATAGGTAAGGGAATTTTAATATGTCATATAGAAAGAATAATTGGATATTTTAAGCGAAATTTTTTTAGTAGATTTGCTAAATATAATAAATGA
- a CDS encoding polysaccharide pyruvyl transferase family protein, which yields MSKVNGTKKKVCLVSWFQSHNYGTNLQAYALIKALNNLNCECILNDFVYKNIDFFNINWVWIKFCQKLNLKKKNILHRKLRKSVNSNFSDRLDRRENLYKKYMLDNYKFAGIKNKKGLLKLCEWADYFISGSDQAWNPYYLNRCYLLDFVNDSTPKISYAASFGVNALPAWSKSTYKDLLNRYKSISVREKQGISIIKNVVDHEVEHVVDPTLLITRREWQNFALNAVIKENVRNLKEGYILCYFVGDKEQYWKHVDEIKNMTGLTLIVIPLCLETFFRKDQIYIEVGPYEFVWLIENASIICTDSFHAVVFSLIFNKNFYVFKRFLDDNNESQNSRLYSLLEILGLEDYYVDPNSNCISQIKGIEYTIINKKLEDMRKRSLMWLKNALDIDVN from the coding sequence ATGAGCAAAGTTAATGGTACAAAAAAGAAAGTTTGTTTGGTGAGTTGGTTTCAGTCTCATAATTATGGAACAAATCTTCAAGCGTATGCACTCATTAAGGCGCTAAATAATTTAAATTGTGAATGTATTTTGAATGATTTTGTTTATAAGAATATAGATTTCTTTAATATTAACTGGGTTTGGATCAAATTTTGTCAAAAACTTAATTTAAAGAAGAAAAACATTCTACATAGAAAATTAAGAAAAAGTGTCAACTCTAACTTTAGTGATAGGTTAGATAGGCGAGAAAACTTGTATAAAAAATACATGTTAGATAATTATAAATTTGCTGGAATCAAAAATAAAAAGGGACTATTAAAATTATGTGAATGGGCAGATTATTTTATTTCAGGAAGTGATCAAGCATGGAACCCATATTATTTGAACCGTTGCTATTTATTGGATTTTGTTAATGATTCTACCCCCAAAATATCGTATGCTGCCAGTTTTGGAGTTAATGCTTTGCCAGCTTGGTCAAAATCAACTTATAAAGATTTGTTAAATAGGTATAAAAGTATTAGTGTCCGAGAAAAGCAAGGTATCTCAATAATTAAGAACGTGGTTGATCATGAAGTGGAGCATGTTGTAGATCCTACGCTACTAATCACACGAAGAGAATGGCAGAATTTTGCTTTAAATGCAGTAATTAAGGAAAATGTTAGAAACCTAAAAGAAGGATATATTCTTTGTTATTTTGTTGGCGATAAAGAACAGTATTGGAAACATGTTGATGAAATAAAAAATATGACAGGATTGACCCTAATTGTTATTCCGCTTTGTTTAGAAACCTTTTTTAGGAAAGACCAAATTTATATTGAAGTTGGACCTTATGAATTTGTGTGGTTAATAGAAAATGCATCAATTATTTGTACAGACTCATTTCATGCAGTAGTTTTTTCACTTATTTTTAATAAAAATTTCTATGTATTTAAACGCTTCTTAGATGATAATAATGAATCTCAAAATTCAAGACTATATAGCTTATTGGAAATTCTTGGATTAGAAGATTATTATGTAGATCCAAATAGCAATTGCATTAGTCAGATTAAAGGAATTGAGTATACAATTATAAATAAAAAATTAGAAGATATGAGAAAGCGTTCTCTGATGTGGTTGAAAAATGCACTTGATATTGATGTTAATTGA
- the rfbC gene encoding dTDP-4-dehydrorhamnose 3,5-epimerase produces MKVIPTKLEGVLIVEPKVFGDARGFFMETWRQQRYAELGIKEPFVQDNLSFSTRGVLRGLHYQQPHPQGKLVSVIQGAVFDVAVDSRYGSPTFGEWVGVELSGDNHQQLWVPPGFAHGFCVLSDSAYFTYKCTDVYTPAAEGGIIWNDPDIGIKWPIADIQLSDKDTKYPRLAAVAPNQLPEYRK; encoded by the coding sequence ATGAAGGTCATACCGACGAAACTCGAAGGCGTTCTGATTGTTGAACCGAAAGTATTTGGCGATGCGCGTGGTTTTTTTATGGAAACCTGGCGGCAGCAGCGTTATGCGGAGCTGGGGATCAAAGAACCGTTTGTCCAGGATAATCTGTCTTTTTCCACGCGCGGCGTGTTAAGGGGCCTGCACTATCAGCAGCCCCATCCGCAGGGCAAGCTGGTGTCGGTGATTCAGGGCGCGGTGTTTGATGTCGCGGTGGATAGCCGGTATGGCTCGCCCACGTTCGGCGAGTGGGTGGGTGTCGAACTTTCCGGCGACAACCATCAGCAGCTATGGGTGCCGCCAGGCTTTGCCCATGGCTTTTGCGTGCTGAGCGACAGCGCCTATTTTACCTATAAATGCACCGACGTTTATACGCCTGCCGCTGAAGGCGGCATTATCTGGAATGATCCCGATATCGGCATCAAATGGCCGATCGCCGATATACAATTATCAGACAAGGATACAAAGTATCCCCGGCTGGCGGCGGTTGCGCCGAATCAATTGCCGGAATACCGGAAGTGA